tgatgaaaaaaaaaatctaatacaTAAAACTCATTCTGAATGTTATCAAGAGACTACTTCCAACCAAGTTATTTGCAAAAATGTTTGCAAACGTGTCAGATAAGAGTAGGTAAGGTAATACTTTTATTACATGGGACAGTTGAAAAAATATACCTGCTGCAAATTCACGAATATCCGTAGGCCTTTCCAGAAACACTTCCCTGTTAGAGACAGAAGGGCATAGATGAACAGTACAAAACGTGCTGCATAATCATGATGATCATAAAGCATAAAGACTTACCTTAAGAAGTCACTCAGTAACATTTCCACCTCTGGATGAGatcttaaatatttttcattagCTATCCTCGTCTTGATCTGgagtaatacatttaatttcaaaacatttgcTTTTTCAAAAACAATCACATTTcccatacattttatttaatatatcataATCTCATGTAGGCTACTTCACGACGTAAGTTAGTAGACCAATAATATTTGCACACTTGTGAATAACTCAACAGCAGAAAATTACCTTGAACTGATGCAGCTTCTCCTGCTGCTCGGGGCTTAAAGCGCCGAAATCGAGTTTCTCCAGAGCGTTTCTCTCCGCCATGACAGCTCTCTGTAGCGTCTATGCTCCTGTCCCCGAGCACCTGATGTTGACGTTTCACGCATTCTGTTGCTAAGCAACACacacttatgtcatgacttatatgtattaattttaattctaatataatttaaataagctCTGAATTCAAAGAGTAATCACTgactgtattatttattttcctttttttaaccttgtattttatttatacaatatttaattttaacgTTTAAACTTGATTGTTCTAATTTGGTTGAACTTGCTATGTCTACAGTTTTTTgcgaataaataaataatacattaatatataattCATCGATTTGTAGAAGAGACTCGCACTGTTgtgttacttttgttttgttttttttaatttaattgaactTGTGACTCGCACTATGTTGTTTTTCAGTGGATGATTTCATTGGATGACGCATTCCCTCCCAACAACAACGCGTCCtggaaacaaaaaaaagtctACTATAAAGAAGTGACTTGCTAAACATACAAAATTAGTCATTCTTTGATCTCTTCAGCATACAAATTGAAACTGATGGCATGTGAGACCCACTGGTAagtgatgttttattaatttaacgATAGACGTATTATATAGCTAGTCTTTTGTAACCATTTCGTAAATGTTCTCCTGTTTATTGTAGGAACTGTCGCTTGGTTATGCTAACTGTAACGTTACATTCATGCTTCATACATTAGGCGGATttggcagatttttttttgtacatactGAGTCGTGTTATCGCGTTATTTTCAATTCAAAGAACTGTTCTTGAATCTTGAAAGCACTTCTtgatcacacacacacgtacaaaTCCAAGCTTTAATAGATTCAGAGACTTGAGAGGAACCATTCACAAAGTTTAATGGCAGTTTCAGAATAACCAGAGTAAATGATAGCTACAGAAGAAGACAACAGTAACAAATACGACAGTCGAAAAATGGTTGCCCAGAACTAACGTACAGTAAGAAACAAACAAGATAACAAATAACACATGAGCAAAACGAGTCTAAAACTGTGCAAACAGTGACCTCTTGTGAATATTCCACACATAACACAAACTAAAGATTGTAAATTAGGTGCCATCTGCCATTCTGGGGGGAAATACAaacttaaaacatttatattagccttcataatataatataatatgatttttaattactctctaaaaagtattgcattacttattactACTGATTACTTTCTAAATTCCATTTCAACCATGACCAGTTGAACAAATACAAGGATAGACttgaaactgctcttttaattctttcaaatgagtaatataaaattgcataaattattcttgaactgACCAAAGTATTTAAATGGAGAagtttacattaaaaacatacatattATCATTAGatgttaaatccactattgtaacattatttaatgcaattaaatcAGAAATAGCTAATTCAATTATGAGTAATTgcttactttatttttttcaatggaaaagtaattaattacttatttacttaaattacagtaattaattacttattaATGCATCACAACCATCACTGCGTGTAACCAAGTCAATGTAAAATCTCCACCAATAATGGAACGTACAAACACAGATAAGCGGAGTGATACTGACAGTTTTGAAATCCCAGTGTTGTTGatctaataatataatataatataacatactATAATATgaaactaatataatataatacaggGCTCCACATTAAGCCTTGTCATGTGCTTGAAATCGGTCATTCACTTGTCCGAGTAAAAAAAATAGCATGTCCGGTTGTGTAAATCTAATTTATTCTAAAGCAATATTCTCATCAGTGTTTTATCAGCATatttaaatctgcatatttgtaatatttattcCGAGGgctttttttacctttataaatgGCTTTTTTCTAATCTTAtataataaatttataatttcTATTCTTATCGCAATAAATTTTAGAACACTATAAAACACTATAGGGCcgttaccaatcaaattaaatcatttacactgaaaaattacaactgcattaaataatgttatgatgttgttttaaaggtgccctagaacttttttttttttttttttttttttttttttaaagatgtaatataagtctaagctgtcccctgaatgtgtctgtgaagtttcagctcaaaataccccatagattttttttttattcattttttggggcatcattataaatgagacgattcagggctactggccctttaattctcgtgctcgatgcccacggagctcgcgcttgccttgaacagtgcataaacaaactttacacagctaatataaccctcaaatggatctttacaaagtgttcgtcatgcttGCGGCATGTatgtgtcggattatgtgagtattgtatactgttatattgtttacatttgattctgaatgaatttgaggctttgctccgtggctaacggctaatgctacactgttggagagatttataaagaatgaagttgtttatgaattatagactgcaagtgtttaaaaatgaaaatagctcttgtctccgtgaatacagtaagaaacaatggtaactttaaccacatttaacagtacattagcaacatgctaacgaaacatttagaaagacaatttacaaatatcactaaaaatatcatgatatcatggatcatgtcagtaattattgctccatctgccatttttcgctattgttcttgcttgcttacttagTCTGTTGATTCCCCTGTGCTGATCCAGacattactggctgcccttgtctaatgcctttcataatgttgggaacatcatgggctggcatatgcaaatattggggcgtacaccccgactgttacgtaacagtcagtgttatgttgagattcgcctgttcttcggaggtcttttaaaaaaaatgagatttatataaggaggaaacaatggagtttgaaactcactgtatgtcatttccatgtactgaactcttgttatttaactatgccaagataaattcaatttttcattcgagggcacctttaaatataaaaaaatgataaacattAAACTAAAGCACCATTAGGTGGTGGTAATTGACTGTCTTAAAtaattgagtcattcattcaaatgattcgttcaaacggctgattcattcagtaatgaaaacaGGTTGAGTGTTGCTGTGAGATGCGCTATGGTTCTGCTGTAAtatttgtttggaactattttcgctgCTGAAATAGAACTTAAACAATCAATATTGCCtctaaaatgtaagtgattATTAACAACTGCTTAACTGTGGTATGAAATCGGTGTCGCATTTTCAAACGTGAATACCATCAGGAAGTTGCGTGATGTTGCTTAACTGTATCATATCttatgttataaatataaaatttacattttgaatgtttaTCGCAGTATATTAACTGAGTTTCTTTTTGTGTGCTGCGCTCATTTGTTTCCATTTAGCCTACTCTCCAGAGGGTGTGCGAGCCTTAATGGCAACATTGTTACCGTCAGTACattatacatattattattatctttttatCGATTGCCATTTacactaaatgtaataaaatcagaATCATTCATGCGTTTTGGTGATtcatagttattattattattattattgacattttaatcaGGCTACTTGtctgggcagcgtttcccaaaagcatcgtaagcttaagttgatcgtagctccattgaaaccaatggagctacgatcaacttaagcttacgatgcttttgggaaacgctgccctggTCAAGCAAAtaaaattctctttcacttGCCCATTCAAAAAATCCACTTGTTTTGGACAAGCGTTAATGTCGAGCCCTGTaatgaataatataatataatataatataatattatataatagtgTATTAATTGTATATAGGATAATGTATCATTATGACTCCACGTCATGTATTGTAGCTTGTTGGGCAAGTAGTACAGATGCCTCCAGGTTAATTCTCCTTAAGCAGGATGGTTTTGTTCATCAGCTGAGGCTCTAGTAGGAACATATTTTGCAGTGCTAGAAAATTAAACAATGTCATTTAATTGTGTTTAGTTAATAAACGGATATAGCTGTAAgtagttatttagtttttatgcaTTAATGTGTTAAATACCTGTTCGTCCTGCAGATGAAGAAAGCCAAAATAACAAAGCTTATGGCAAACATGGCAGCAACAGCAAAGACACAATCTATAGAGAAGAAAAACCAAAATCACCAAAATTACACAACAAACAATACACTGGTTTCATGACACTTTAAgataaattattttcaaaacaaatatacttaattaatattaactaataatactaataattccAAGAATtatctgatgatgatgataatgataataataatagatgATATTAAATATAATGCTACTATacagggcagcgtttcccaaaagcatcgtaagcctaagttgaagCCTAAGTCAACTTAatggaacactccactttttttgaaaataggctcattttccaactcccctagagttaaacagttgagttttaccaagcaggggctcacgggcgctgcgtaatatcattgcactgctgcagccatggaacggcagcaaagttccttgattattacgcctgaatgagagtatagttcctagccatatcagcctagaaaatcacaactttttattttccgccggtcttagtacacgatgtaactacagaagagtcaagttttaaataggaaaaatatcaaaactctttggtcatttttaagcgagatgctaacggtctaatcagattcaatgaactatgctaagctatgctaaaagtggtaccgccagaaccggagatcggctgaatggattcgaaaacggtaaaactcaactgtttaactctaggggagttggaaaatgagcctattttcaaaaaaagtggcaTGTTCctttaagcttacgatgcttttgggaaacgcagccctgatTACTAATTGCTACCACTTGTACTGCATTCCCTCACCATCTCCAGTTTCCAAAACCTCTGAACCAACCAATAAATCATTTCTTGTTTATACTTTTAAAAGGTTCCAAAGATAATTCATAGTTCAGTGCAGTTGTTTTTGGTCGTACTTGAAATGCAAGTTGGATTATCTCTTAGATTGCTTCACTTTTTGACACGAACTGGCCGTTTTTTTGGGGGAGTGGCTTTTTGTAAACTTGCACAACAGGAACAAGTTGTATTTGTGCAAGTTTCAGCAAATCTAGAGGGAACTTCACattcattttgtattttgttgttttacaaACTTACCTGCAATGAGATGAGGAAAATTATTACTGGAATTTACGAACTTCAACCATAACAAAGTCAGTTGTGTCTGGTAagaaacagtgtgtgtgtgtgtgtgtgtgtgtgtgtgtgtgtgtgtgtgtgtgtgtgtgtgtgtgtgtgtgtgtgtgtgattttcaTTAAACTTGTTAAGCAGGCAAACTTGGTGGTAAAATGATTGATCATCCTTATTTTTCTCTAAACTGGACATGTTTTGTGGCTACATTTTTGCCAGACAGTAGTAAAAAATATTGCCTCATCACTTTTCTAAATGCTGGTTATTTAGTCATTCATTATGGATGTTTTACAGACTTTACTTACAGTGCTGTCTCTTTGACGAACCAGAGGATGATAGATCTGTAAATGCaattatattacaaaatatcaTTACATGGATTTATAAAAGCTCCCTGTATAACATGTTGATATGCAGTACTATATCCCTACCACCATTTCCTACATTTTTCAAATTCTTTATTGCCAAAACAAAGGTACATGTGCTGtgcaaagaagaagaaagaaagaaaaaaaaaaaacgtatgtgTTCTACGCCTTTTTATctcagtcatttttaaagtgttgcaaaaaaaatattgtttaccTCCAAATGGCTGAGATGTGTTAAAAACTGGATTGTTGTCGGTAGAATTCGTACCTGATATAACACAGAATTGGATGCCATTGTAATCTTGCAATATTGTTGTTATAGCTTCTGTTAGAGACAGCAAAAAGAAACACTACTCACAAGAACATGTGAGCTCCTTGGTGTAAATCTACAAGAGAATCAAAAAGCATTTGATTTGTAAATACAATCCTTTAAATATAAAGCAGTAAAAAATATTCTGAGCAGATGAATAATTGTTACTGAACTCACAGGACAACTGGCATGGAATATGGCTGAAACTGGACAGTAATTCACTGTGATTCCACGGCGAGTTACTTTTTTGAAGGGAAGAGCAAAGTGTGTAGAATTTCCATCCAGGAATGCTGTGAAGGACTGCTAGGGGACCATTGCAAACATAAACAACACTGTTTTCTACTTTTGACTATTGTCTCTGATACAAGACAAGGCAAAACAAATTCATTGAACAATCAATGACAAATAGCATCAATGAAAATTAGAACATGCAGGGTACAACAGAGCGAAAAGGCCCTGCtcctataaatatatttagctctttagagtttttttttttttactccaagCTGCCTATATAAATTGCCACATGCAATTTTCTGGCAGGAATGAATAACAATAAAACTTCGTTTTCCACCACTAGAGGGCACCATTGATTAACAGCTGACTGTTAGACATCGCAAGTGCAAATGGGCTGATCCCATTTGAATTTTGTGAGGGAGACAGGACGCGGAGGAAGGAAATAGCAAATGGGTGATTTTCTTTTGCTAGCCTATTTTAAAATGACAGGGCCATAACTCGTAAGATATTGGAAATACATTTGCAAATGGACTTTTTGTTTCCATTTGAAATTTTAGGCCTACACAGGGAAAAGAAAATGGAAACACAAATGCGCGATTTGCAGTTGCTTTTGGATTGTCACGACGTATGCGTCAATTTGCAGTTCCTTTAGAATATTTTCCGGAATATCATTCCatgcattttcaaataaacTAAAAAGTTTGTCATTCAGGGCTGGACTGGGACAAAAAAATGGCCCTGGCATTTTTGCTCAGACCGGAACCACAATCGGTCGGACACCACCCACCAGAGTATTACAATTAATTGGTAGAGTTATTAAAAGTACACTTAGTAAGAGTAGGATTTCTAGATGGTCATTGTGTTCCATGATATAAAAGCTAGTTAACCCTTAGAACGTGGATGTAGAATACTGATAAttctataaataatttttttttcaatgaaacagacagcagaaaactataatttacaattacaaatatactttgttttaaaGAGCACAAACCCCTGTTTAAGTGTCAAACATTTACCTCTCATTGTTTAGATACTCccctttaaaaacaatgaaaaagaaaactataCTACCAAATGACTCCTTATAAAACGTCCTTATAAAATGATATTCATGTTATTCAATTGCATAATCAACCAAGTGTTCATACCAGAGTAATAGGGTACAAGAGCTACAAAACATAGCTTACTTTTTAGCTGAAAAGTGAGATCTAGTAGACCATCACCACGACTAACAGCTATAATATTACACTATAATAAtaacctgatttttttttttttttttttctacaaggGCACTGCTACAAAAAACAGTGCAAAATAACTTTTGCTGTGCTATTTGACTTTGGCTGACTGAGTGACCAGTGCAGTAGGTGACAGTCTGGCTTTATAATAACGTCGACGATAATGTTGTCttataatattcattcatttaagtATCATCGTCGTCGTCGCATCATGAGTCCATCGCTGTTAATCATGTAACTACTCTGCTTACCGCTTCTATTATACTCTCCTGCTTACTCTGTCCCTCATTGGCTTCACTGTCAGACACCTGCTGCTCCTCTGCCTTACAGGTCTCCTCCATGTTCTTCTATGTTCACCTGTTTTTGCACGTCAGGTACTGTAGGTTTGGAAACTGAAGCTACAGTAACCGCACTAAACATGCCAGTAATTTTTGCACGTTGAGGCATCAACCtctaaattttttaattttttgcccGCAACTTCTCCGCACCCCCCTTGCACTTGCACTTTTGTTTCTCCATCCTCCTAATCCACAGATGTTCTGGCGAAACAGAGGGGAAGGGGTGGAGTCTGTTAAGAGATGTAATTGGGCCAGCccagtgtcagtatggaaaatgaaccaatgggccgctgtccctgctttatgggccggtcgttggccaattttatgtttattgaaaaaaattatatcataTAGCGGCCCCGCCCTCAAGTGCGTCGGCCCACCGGGCATttgcccggtatgccagattACCAGTCTAGGCCTGTTGTCATTTGATAAATCAGATCCAACATAATGTAAAAACTGCTTTTATTGtaataagtattacattattcatgtaataaaatgttcataatgtaataattttctcAAATCGTAATAAAATCTTAAACTCataataacattttttacatgacaaaattaattacattgtAAACTCACCAAACACgtcatattttcataattttatagcttttaaaacataaaaaacattaGTATTCCCTTACAGTATTAAAAATCTAAATCCAGTCTTACCTGCGGaatgcaaaacacacacacacacacacacacacacacacccacaaacacacacacacctcattGCTATAGGCTATTGATAatgtggtttgtttttgttttttttaacaacatttttacaCAGTGTTGGTATTTAACACCgtcatttaacagtatatgTGTACAAGAAGAAGTAGCAgttatgataataataatattagtttTAGCAGTAGTATCAGTAATCCGGATATGCAGGTTAAGACtcgatttatatttttaaaatgtactgtaaAGGAATACCAAtgctttatatttaataaaaatatgagtatgagaataataataagaatggcatgaatatttaaatgttgattttCGGAGGTAGTTTAAGACTggatttagatttttaaaaatgtaggctactgtAAGGGGAATAGCCTACCTGTTTTAAAAGTTATacaattatgaaaatatgaaatgttttggGTGAGTTTATAATGCAATACATTtcacaaatgtaaaaaatacattatgagCTAAAAATTTTATTACGTTTTgagaaaattattacattatgaaCCGACTTTTAAAAAAGCACCTTTTTGTTGCTGTAGCgttttctgagaaaaaataaaataaaataaaaatgctatgAAGTGCCTTTCGCCCGTTGTACCCTGGTGACATTTTATTTCTctgttaattattcattacatttaaggttaaaaataaattaaaatgcttAATGGCCTGTAAGTGGAGAATAAGTTACTTACATCAATGGTCCACTCTAGATCACATTTCTCCTTTTGCACGTTCACGGTCACGGCTTCGGGCAGATCGAAGTCGTAGGAGTGATCTTCTCTCCGCATCCCAACACACGTTTCA
The Chanodichthys erythropterus isolate Z2021 chromosome 2, ASM2448905v1, whole genome shotgun sequence DNA segment above includes these coding regions:
- the LOC137026209 gene encoding RIIa domain-containing protein 1 translates to MAERNALEKLDFGALSPEQQEKLHQFKIKTRIANEKYLRSHPEVEMLLSDFLREVFLERPTDIREFAADHFSDPGLSKKIQAQMNIHNK